One Undibacter mobilis genomic region harbors:
- a CDS encoding OmpP1/FadL family transporter, with the protein MINKGGMKSLLLGCASIGVLLAATASANAGAFALREQSAYGQGASFAGIAAGGALSSMFWNAATMTQWSGKTMELGVSGIMPNASHSYTASSLAPFPTPGDSGLDALVPNSYGSMQLNKNVWIGMAVNAPVGLGVHFPQVNAASSGSGNSAQVKTYNVNPSIAYKFNDMISVAVGFQAQYIQASYDAFLGTQPRIGTLNGADWGFGWTAGITITPMPRTTIGIGYRSAIDHTLSGTWDVPAAVAPGTQPGSVNLGLKLPGTLTVGLRHGLTDRLTLLAGFEWANWSRIGTSRLLQPNGSAVTLVVGGTPTPVTFPFEYKDGYFYSLGGEYMINPAWTVRAGIGFEKSPITDAVRTTRIPDNDRMWYSVGASYKPASIKGLTFDIGYSFIDVKDASVCMGPAAAGGCPSNPWSGTTAYNGTVKSYINIVSVALRYQWDAEPARVKQAYLK; encoded by the coding sequence ATGATCAATAAGGGTGGGATGAAATCGCTGCTGCTGGGCTGCGCCAGCATCGGCGTGCTTCTGGCGGCGACCGCGTCGGCGAATGCCGGCGCCTTCGCCTTGCGCGAGCAGAGCGCTTACGGCCAGGGCGCTTCATTCGCCGGCATCGCGGCCGGCGGCGCGCTGTCGTCGATGTTCTGGAACGCTGCGACCATGACGCAGTGGAGCGGCAAGACGATGGAGCTTGGCGTTTCAGGCATCATGCCGAATGCTTCGCACAGTTATACCGCATCGTCGCTGGCGCCGTTCCCCACGCCGGGTGACTCCGGTCTCGACGCTCTGGTGCCGAATTCCTACGGGTCGATGCAGCTGAACAAGAACGTCTGGATCGGCATGGCGGTCAATGCGCCGGTCGGGCTTGGCGTGCATTTTCCGCAGGTCAATGCCGCGTCGAGCGGCAGCGGCAACAGCGCCCAAGTCAAGACCTACAACGTCAATCCGTCGATCGCCTACAAGTTCAACGACATGATCAGCGTCGCGGTCGGCTTTCAGGCGCAGTATATCCAGGCCTCGTATGACGCCTTCCTGGGCACGCAGCCGCGCATCGGCACGCTCAATGGCGCCGACTGGGGCTTCGGCTGGACCGCGGGCATCACGATCACGCCGATGCCGCGGACGACAATTGGTATCGGCTATCGCTCGGCGATCGATCACACTCTCAGCGGTACCTGGGACGTGCCGGCCGCCGTTGCGCCGGGCACGCAGCCGGGCTCCGTCAATCTCGGTCTCAAGCTGCCCGGTACACTGACGGTCGGTTTGCGCCATGGTCTCACCGATCGCTTGACCTTGCTCGCCGGTTTCGAATGGGCCAACTGGAGCCGCATCGGCACCTCGCGCCTGTTGCAGCCGAACGGTAGTGCGGTGACTTTGGTTGTTGGTGGTACGCCGACTCCCGTGACCTTCCCGTTCGAATACAAGGATGGTTACTTCTATTCGCTCGGCGGCGAGTACATGATCAATCCGGCTTGGACCGTGCGCGCCGGTATCGGTTTCGAGAAGAGCCCGATCACGGACGCCGTGCGCACGACGCGTATCCCGGACAATGACCGCATGTGGTACTCGGTCGGCGCCAGCTACAAGCCGGCGAGCATCAAGGGGCTCACCTTCGATATCGGTTACTCGTTCATCGACGTGAAGGATGCCTCGGTGTGTATGGGACCGGCCGCGGCCGGTGGCTGCCCGAGCAATCCGTGGTCTGGCACCACGGCCTATAACGGTACGGTCAAATCCTACATCAACATCGTCTCGGTCGCGCTGCGCTATCAGTGGGATGCCGAGCCGGCGCGGGTGAAGCAAGCCTACCTGAAATAA
- a CDS encoding SDR family oxidoreductase produces the protein MDLGIAGRKAIVCASSRGLGKACAMALAEAGVEVVINGRDAKTVEATAAEIAKATGVKTHAVVADVATAEGQKALFAACPDPDILVNNNGGPPPRDFRELTREMILDGVVANMVVAIELTQKVIDKMAERRFGRIVNITSSSVKAPLAGLDLSSGARAGLTAFFAGVARTVADKNVTINSIQPGAFDTDRLKGILAGTATRTGKSVDEAAAARKATIPAKRFGTPEEFGAACAFLCSAQAGYITGQNLLIDGGTIPTAF, from the coding sequence ATGGATCTTGGTATTGCCGGCCGCAAGGCCATCGTCTGCGCGTCGAGCCGGGGGCTCGGCAAGGCCTGCGCCATGGCGCTGGCCGAGGCCGGCGTCGAAGTCGTCATCAATGGCCGCGACGCCAAGACCGTGGAAGCCACCGCCGCCGAAATCGCCAAGGCGACCGGCGTGAAAACGCACGCGGTGGTCGCCGACGTGGCAACGGCCGAAGGTCAGAAGGCGCTGTTCGCCGCCTGCCCCGACCCCGACATTCTGGTCAACAACAATGGCGGCCCGCCGCCGCGCGACTTCCGCGAACTCACGCGCGAGATGATCCTCGACGGCGTCGTCGCCAACATGGTGGTCGCCATCGAACTGACGCAGAAGGTCATCGACAAGATGGCGGAGCGCCGCTTCGGCCGCATCGTCAACATCACGTCGAGTTCGGTGAAGGCGCCGCTGGCCGGCCTCGATCTGTCGTCGGGCGCGCGCGCCGGCCTGACCGCGTTCTTTGCCGGCGTCGCCCGCACCGTCGCCGACAAGAACGTGACCATCAATTCGATCCAGCCCGGCGCCTTCGACACCGACCGCCTCAAGGGCATCCTGGCGGGCACGGCGACGCGCACCGGCAAGTCGGTCGATGAAGCCGCCGCCGCGCGCAAGGCCACCATCCCGGCGAAGCGCTTCGGCACGCCTGAGGAATTCGGCGCGGCTTGCGCCTTCCTGTGCTCGGCGCAGGCCGGCTACATCACCGGGCAGAACCTGCTGATCGACGGCGGCACCATTCCGACCGCGTTTTAA
- a CDS encoding class I SAM-dependent methyltransferase, with the protein MLRDPAKDVMEKAYAKWAPVYDVLCGPVFLNGRRAAAKAAHEVGGRILEIGVGTGLSFDDYDDTTEITGIDISEPMIARARERVAKGRYPFVKELRVMDASALDYPDASFDCVVGQFVITLVDNPEQVLSECARVLRPGGQIILVNHLYSEKGLAAAVERLLAQKARKLGLRPEFPFQRLADWARSHGGAELIERRKVKPFGVYTLVRFRRAEAQSVAA; encoded by the coding sequence ATGCTGCGCGATCCCGCCAAGGACGTCATGGAAAAGGCCTATGCCAAATGGGCGCCGGTCTACGACGTGTTATGCGGCCCGGTTTTCCTCAACGGCCGGCGCGCCGCGGCCAAGGCCGCGCATGAAGTCGGCGGCCGCATTCTCGAAATCGGCGTCGGCACCGGACTGTCCTTCGACGATTACGACGACACGACCGAAATCACCGGCATCGACATTTCCGAACCCATGATCGCCCGCGCGCGCGAGCGCGTGGCCAAGGGCCGCTATCCCTTCGTCAAGGAACTGCGCGTCATGGATGCGAGCGCGCTCGATTATCCCGACGCCTCCTTCGACTGCGTGGTCGGGCAGTTCGTCATCACGCTGGTCGATAATCCGGAGCAGGTGCTGTCGGAGTGCGCGCGCGTGCTGCGCCCCGGCGGGCAGATCATCCTCGTCAATCATCTCTATTCCGAGAAGGGCCTTGCCGCCGCGGTCGAGCGGCTGCTGGCGCAGAAGGCGCGCAAGCTCGGGCTGCGTCCCGAATTCCCGTTCCAGCGGCTGGCCGACTGGGCGCGCAGCCACGGCGGCGCCGAGCTGATCGAGCGGCGCAAGGTGAAGCCCTTCGGCGTCTACACGCTGGTGCGCTTCCGCCGGGCTGAAGCGCAGAGCGTTGCGGCGTGA
- a CDS encoding UDP-2,3-diacylglucosamine diphosphatase, producing the protein MEGRAVTEPATRRFRALFISDIHLGTRGCQADKLLDFLRHHEADTVYLVGDIVDGWALRSSWYWPQAHNDVVQKLLRQARKGARVIYIPGNHDEFLRNYYGTHFGGIEVVENTIHEAADGKRYLVVHGDMFDLVVTQARWLALLGDRAYDFAIKANRIFNAMRRVFGAPYWSLSKWAKMKVKNAVNYIGAFEKALATEAQQHKVDGVICGHIHTAALHDDFGLRYINCGDWVESCTAVAEGHDGHFEIITWINDGRQNALVPVPAQAQAA; encoded by the coding sequence ATGGAAGGACGCGCCGTGACGGAACCCGCCACGCGGCGCTTTCGCGCGCTTTTTATCTCCGACATCCACCTCGGCACCCGCGGGTGCCAGGCCGACAAACTCCTCGACTTCCTCCGCCACCACGAAGCCGACACCGTCTATCTGGTCGGCGATATCGTCGATGGCTGGGCGCTGCGCTCGTCCTGGTACTGGCCGCAAGCGCACAATGACGTGGTGCAGAAGCTGCTGCGCCAGGCGCGCAAGGGCGCCCGCGTCATCTACATCCCCGGTAATCACGACGAATTCCTGCGCAACTATTACGGCACGCATTTCGGCGGCATCGAGGTGGTCGAGAACACCATCCATGAGGCCGCCGACGGCAAGCGCTATCTGGTCGTCCATGGCGATATGTTCGACCTCGTCGTTACGCAGGCGCGCTGGCTCGCGCTGCTCGGCGACAGAGCCTACGACTTCGCCATCAAGGCGAACCGCATCTTCAACGCCATGCGGCGCGTCTTCGGCGCGCCGTACTGGTCATTGTCGAAGTGGGCCAAGATGAAGGTGAAGAACGCCGTCAACTACATCGGCGCCTTCGAGAAGGCGCTGGCGACCGAGGCCCAGCAGCACAAGGTCGACGGCGTGATCTGCGGCCACATCCACACCGCGGCGCTGCACGATGATTTCGGTCTGCGCTACATCAATTGCGGCGACTGGGTCGAAAGCTGCACCGCGGTGGCGGAGGGTCACGACGGCCACTTCGAGATCATCACCTGGATCAATGACGGCCGGCAGAACGCCCTTGTGCCGGTGCCGGCTCAGGCGCAGGCCGCTTGA
- a CDS encoding glycosyltransferase family 4 protein codes for MKILVVTDAWHPQVNGVVRTLGQVAREAAGFGVTVEFLSPSEFRTVPMPSYPEIRLALASAGAMERRLDAIAPNAIHIATEGPLGHAMRRVCIRRGLPFTTSFHTRFPDYVAERVTLAPKWSGDLTWAWLRRFHSQSAALLAATPTLVHELEGRGFPNVKLWQRGVDGRLFHPDRQRVLDLPRPIFLTVGRVAVEKNLEEFLKLDLPGTKLVVGDGPDRARLAKTYPDAVFLGAKHGEELADIYASSDVFVFPSLTDTFGLVLLEALASGVPVAAFPAAAPRDVIGQAPVGCLNDDLKRACLGVLDLDKAACRSFAEGLTWEATARSFVKYVTEATQRPRRRRDRMAA; via the coding sequence ATGAAAATTCTGGTCGTCACCGACGCCTGGCATCCGCAGGTCAACGGCGTCGTGCGCACGCTCGGCCAGGTCGCGCGCGAAGCGGCCGGCTTCGGCGTCACCGTCGAATTTCTCAGCCCCTCCGAATTCCGCACCGTGCCGATGCCGAGCTATCCGGAAATCCGGCTGGCGCTGGCCAGCGCCGGCGCAATGGAGCGGCGGCTCGATGCGATCGCGCCCAACGCCATTCATATCGCGACCGAAGGCCCGCTCGGCCATGCCATGCGCCGCGTCTGCATTCGCCGCGGCCTGCCGTTCACCACGAGCTTCCACACCCGTTTCCCGGATTACGTCGCCGAACGCGTGACGCTGGCGCCCAAATGGTCGGGCGATCTGACCTGGGCATGGCTGCGCCGCTTTCATTCGCAGAGCGCCGCGCTGCTGGCAGCGACGCCGACGCTGGTTCACGAACTGGAAGGCCGCGGCTTTCCGAATGTGAAGCTGTGGCAGCGCGGCGTCGACGGACGGCTGTTTCATCCCGACCGTCAGCGCGTGCTTGATCTGCCGCGGCCGATCTTTCTCACGGTCGGCCGCGTCGCGGTTGAGAAGAACCTCGAAGAATTCCTCAAGCTCGATCTGCCAGGCACCAAGCTGGTCGTCGGCGACGGGCCGGATCGCGCGCGTCTGGCCAAGACCTATCCTGACGCTGTGTTCCTCGGCGCCAAGCACGGCGAGGAACTGGCGGATATCTATGCCTCGTCCGACGTCTTCGTGTTTCCGAGCCTGACCGACACCTTCGGCCTGGTGCTGCTCGAAGCACTGGCGAGCGGCGTGCCGGTTGCGGCCTTTCCGGCGGCGGCACCGCGCGACGTAATCGGGCAGGCGCCGGTCGGCTGCCTCAATGACGATCTCAAGCGCGCCTGTCTCGGCGTGCTGGATCTCGACAAGGCGGCCTGCCGCAGCTTCGCCGAGGGCCTGACCTGGGAAGCGACCGCCCGCAGCTTCGTCAAATACGTTACGGAAGCGACGCAGCGTCCGCGTCGCCGCCGCGATCGCATGGCGGCCTGA
- a CDS encoding threonine ammonia-lyase gives MGLIDQKLLPTAADVDGAAARLKGVAVRTPLINAPVLDERLGARVFLKAEILQRTGSFKFRGAYNRVSQIPADKRSAGVVAYSSGNHAQGVAAAAKLLGMRATIVMPNDAPKAKIARTRGYGAEVVLYDRAGGEDRVSIADRLVKEHGATMVPPFDDPMIIAGQGTIGIEIAEDLDRLGLKPDIVVVGVSGGGLAAGISLGIKSRAPAARLFTAEPEDFDDTLRSFLRGERVANDKATGTICDALMSNTPGEWTFPINKELIGQGISASDEEVGAAVRYAFMELKLVVEPGGAIGLAALLAGKLDNVVDIRGKTVVAILSGGNVDVEMFAKLIAG, from the coding sequence ATGGGCCTCATCGATCAGAAACTGCTTCCGACCGCCGCCGATGTCGATGGCGCGGCGGCGCGCCTCAAGGGCGTCGCGGTGCGCACGCCGCTGATCAACGCACCGGTGCTCGACGAACGTCTCGGCGCGCGCGTCTTCCTCAAGGCGGAAATCCTGCAGCGCACCGGTTCGTTCAAATTCCGCGGCGCCTATAACCGCGTGTCGCAGATTCCGGCCGACAAGCGCAGTGCCGGCGTTGTCGCGTACTCTTCTGGCAATCATGCGCAGGGTGTCGCCGCGGCGGCGAAACTGCTCGGTATGCGCGCCACCATCGTGATGCCGAACGATGCGCCGAAGGCGAAGATCGCGCGCACGCGCGGCTACGGCGCCGAGGTGGTGCTCTACGATCGCGCCGGCGGCGAAGACCGCGTGTCGATTGCCGACCGCCTGGTCAAGGAGCACGGCGCGACAATGGTGCCGCCGTTTGACGACCCGATGATCATTGCCGGGCAGGGCACCATCGGCATCGAAATCGCCGAGGATCTCGACCGGCTCGGGCTCAAGCCGGACATCGTCGTGGTCGGCGTGTCCGGCGGCGGGCTGGCCGCCGGCATCTCGCTCGGCATCAAGTCGCGGGCGCCTGCGGCGCGGCTGTTCACGGCGGAGCCGGAAGACTTCGACGACACCTTGCGCTCGTTCCTGCGCGGCGAGCGGGTCGCCAATGACAAGGCGACCGGCACGATCTGCGATGCGCTGATGAGCAACACGCCGGGCGAATGGACCTTCCCGATCAACAAGGAGCTGATCGGGCAGGGCATCTCCGCCAGCGATGAGGAGGTCGGCGCCGCCGTGCGCTATGCCTTCATGGAATTGAAGCTGGTGGTCGAGCCGGGCGGCGCCATCGGCCTTGCGGCGCTGCTTGCAGGCAAGCTCGACAATGTCGTCGATATTCGCGGCAAGACGGTCGTCGCCATCCTCTCCGGCGGCAATGTCGACGTCGAGATGTTCGCCAAGCTGATCGCGGGGTAG
- a CDS encoding MFS transporter: MRPPFLSSDTRFAARIAAFYAALFVLSGIVLPFFPVWLQAKGVDAALIGITLAAPQIMRVLAIPLVTRHADRKDALRGTLVMLSLMGLAGYVAVSMAEGGLIIFIAYALTALATTPIMPVLETYALRSLGTRGRAYGAVRLWGSVAFIVGVFATGFVADIVAPRDLIWLIVAASAVALVTAVNLRPLPPHEPGVIAAAQPKRLLRDRAFLIVAASAALTQSSHAVYYGFSSLEWRHAGLDGTAIAALWSVGVIAEIILFVVAARLPAFLTPSMMLVLGGAGGALRWAAMAFDPPVYVLPALQMLHAFSFGMTYLGALFFTSRHAPPGQAATAQGYLAIIIGLAMAAAMGVSGWLYGLFGAKAYAAMALAAVVGCAYGAVADRAARRVAGNTL, encoded by the coding sequence ATGCGGCCGCCTTTTTTGTCGAGCGATACGAGGTTTGCCGCACGAATCGCCGCGTTTTACGCTGCCTTGTTCGTGCTGAGCGGCATCGTGCTGCCGTTCTTCCCGGTCTGGCTCCAAGCCAAGGGGGTCGATGCGGCGCTGATCGGGATCACGCTGGCGGCGCCGCAGATCATGCGCGTCCTCGCCATCCCGCTCGTCACGCGCCACGCCGACCGCAAGGACGCGCTGCGCGGTACGCTGGTGATGCTGAGCCTCATGGGCCTTGCCGGCTATGTCGCCGTGTCGATGGCCGAAGGCGGGCTCATCATCTTCATCGCCTATGCGCTGACGGCTCTGGCGACCACGCCGATCATGCCGGTGCTGGAAACCTACGCCTTGCGCAGCCTTGGCACGCGCGGCCGCGCTTATGGCGCGGTGCGGCTGTGGGGATCGGTGGCGTTCATCGTCGGTGTTTTCGCCACCGGTTTTGTTGCCGACATTGTCGCGCCGCGCGATCTGATCTGGCTGATCGTTGCCGCCAGCGCCGTCGCGCTCGTCACGGCCGTCAATCTGAGGCCGCTGCCGCCGCATGAGCCGGGTGTCATCGCGGCGGCGCAGCCCAAGCGCCTGCTGCGCGACCGCGCCTTCCTCATCGTCGCCGCGTCGGCGGCGCTGACGCAGTCGAGCCACGCCGTGTACTACGGCTTCTCGTCGCTCGAATGGCGCCACGCCGGACTCGACGGCACCGCGATTGCGGCGCTGTGGTCGGTGGGTGTGATTGCGGAAATTATTCTGTTCGTCGTCGCCGCGCGGCTGCCGGCCTTTCTGACGCCGAGCATGATGCTGGTTCTGGGCGGCGCCGGCGGCGCCCTGCGCTGGGCCGCGATGGCGTTCGATCCGCCGGTCTATGTGCTGCCGGCGCTGCAAATGCTGCACGCCTTCAGCTTCGGCATGACCTATCTGGGTGCGCTGTTCTTCACCAGCCGCCATGCGCCGCCGGGGCAGGCGGCGACCGCGCAAGGTTATCTCGCTATCATCATTGGGCTTGCGATGGCCGCGGCCATGGGTGTTTCCGGCTGGCTTTACGGCCTGTTCGGCGCGAAAGCCTACGCGGCGATGGCGTTAGCGGCGGTCGTTGGCTGTGCTTATGGCGCTGTAGCGGATCGCGCGGCGCGTCGTGTTGCTGGCAACACGCTTTGA
- a CDS encoding ABC transporter permease, whose product MKGDPFLQESLQGDRLALTGSGIWTAAHARALDAQISDLARRHRAVKAVSIDMAQVEHLDTFGAWLLEKLVRGAEANGAKTEVAGLKDDYRAMIDEMHQVDLDPLRKRGAANSFVYALSSVGENITSVGRSLIAILNMFGALITAILRVLPRPRSFRMTSLVHQLDMVAWRAVPIILLITFLIGCIIAQQGLFHFRKFGADVYVVDMVGILVLRELGVLIVCIMVAGRSGSAYTAELGSMKMREEIDALKTMGFDPTEVLILPRILALVIGVPILTFIGSMAALYGGGLVCWLYGGIAPDIFLSRLKEAIALNTFQVGMIKAPFMALVIGVVSCVEGLAVKGSAESLGRQTTASVVEAIFLVIVMDGLFAIFFASIGM is encoded by the coding sequence TTGAAGGGCGACCCATTCCTGCAGGAATCCCTGCAAGGCGACCGGCTGGCGCTCACTGGCAGCGGCATCTGGACGGCTGCCCATGCCCGGGCGCTGGACGCGCAGATTTCAGACCTCGCCCGCCGCCACCGCGCGGTCAAAGCGGTCTCCATCGACATGGCGCAGGTCGAGCATCTCGACACGTTCGGCGCCTGGCTGCTCGAGAAGCTGGTCCGCGGCGCCGAGGCCAACGGCGCCAAGACCGAGGTCGCCGGCCTCAAGGACGACTACCGCGCGATGATCGACGAGATGCATCAGGTCGATCTCGATCCGTTGCGCAAGCGGGGCGCCGCCAATTCGTTCGTCTATGCCCTGTCATCGGTGGGCGAAAACATCACCTCCGTCGGCCGGTCGCTGATCGCCATCCTCAACATGTTCGGCGCGCTGATCACCGCCATCCTGCGCGTGCTGCCGCGGCCGCGCAGCTTCCGCATGACGTCTCTGGTCCACCAGCTCGATATGGTGGCCTGGCGCGCGGTGCCGATCATCCTGCTCATCACCTTCCTGATCGGCTGCATCATCGCCCAGCAGGGCTTGTTTCATTTTCGCAAGTTCGGCGCCGACGTCTATGTCGTCGACATGGTCGGCATTCTGGTGCTGCGCGAACTCGGCGTGCTGATCGTCTGCATCATGGTGGCCGGCCGCTCCGGCTCGGCCTACACCGCCGAGCTCGGCTCGATGAAGATGCGCGAGGAGATCGACGCGCTCAAGACCATGGGCTTCGATCCGACCGAGGTCTTGATCCTGCCGCGCATCCTCGCGCTTGTCATCGGCGTGCCGATCCTGACCTTCATCGGCTCGATGGCGGCGCTCTATGGCGGCGGGCTGGTGTGCTGGCTCTATGGCGGCATCGCGCCCGACATCTTCCTGTCGCGGCTCAAGGAAGCGATCGCGCTCAACACGTTTCAGGTCGGCATGATCAAGGCGCCGTTCATGGCGCTGGTGATCGGCGTCGTCTCGTGCGTCGAGGGGCTGGCCGTGAAGGGCTCCGCGGAATCGCTCGGCCGCCAGACCACCGCCTCGGTGGTCGAAGCGATCTTCCTCGTCATCGTGATGGACGGCCTGTTCGCCATCTTCTTTGCCTCGATCGGGATGTGA